The Electrophorus electricus isolate fEleEle1 chromosome 8, fEleEle1.pri, whole genome shotgun sequence genome contains the following window.
TAGGAGGACTTGTGATGCCTCCCAGTATGTTACGCTCTGTGGAGACCTGCTGGTATTTGGGGacattattctgtaaaatacacaccaGTCTTGATGTCACAATGTGCACTGCCTCAATTTTAAATCTGTGTATAATTTCTGTAGATCGATATTATGCAGTGTGTCAGCCTCTTCTGTACCACAGTAAAATGGCAACAAATATGACTCTATTTATGATTATTGCTAGTTGGACCCTCTCTGCTTTTGTGGGGTTTGGCATGACATTTCTGGAGCTCGGCATTCTGGGAGTTGAAGATTTTTACTACAGTAATATTGCCTGCGAGGGAATCTGTGTCCTGTTTCTCAGTAAAACAGCAGGCGCTGTGTTCACAGTGCTCTGTTTCTACATCCCTGCTGCTCTGATGGTCAGCATATACCTGAAAATATTCCACATTGCTCAAAGACAAGCACGCTCGATTCAGTGCATCCAAAAGAAGCCTTCACAGCAGAAAACTGAGATAAAAGCCACCAAAACTTTAGCAATTGTCAtaggtgtttttcttttattttggaccccatattttatttgttctttaattGATCCCTTTATTGGATATATAATTCCAAAcattgtatttgatttatttgcttGGGTTGGTTATTCCAATTCTACATTTAATCCATTTGTGTATGCATTCTTCTATAGCTGGTTTAGGAAATCGTTTAGAGTTATTCTATTGGGAAAAATATTTCAGCCTAATTCATCCagaattaaattgttttgaatGTCTGTTATGTTACTTTTCTCTGCAGAATGTTCTGCCATGTCATTACAaacttttaactgttttaatcTGACTGCTCATCAGTGATGGGATTTCAAGCCATGTGCTTTCTGAATGCTGATTCAGAACAAGTCCTTTTGACAAACTCTTTGTGAGAGTACTTATTCCAAAGAACATACCTCTAGGTTGAGATAATtatgatgttaaaatatgtaattattttacacatctatgcctgtgtttatttctttgacATCCCTATGAATGCACAGTATAACACAGGTGTCAAGCTCAGCACTTTTGCACTTCATGCACACAGATAGTTACCATGACAAATCCTTGCTGACTGGATTTAATTGTAAGAAGACTACATTGTCCCTATGCAATGGCCTGGCAAATTCTTCTCTGTACACTTAACCCACACATCACAGTGCTCCCCACAGATATTCAGACACTGAAGTCAAAATTATATATTCAGGCAATTTCCATAAGCGAGGAAATGTGTTGTTGTAAGATGATATTCATAATAACCTCTGTACCTTTACTTGCATGTATATATTACTAGACATATGAGTTTTAGTATGTtggaataatttttttgttaatCAGTGACCATTCACAAATGTGTCTGACAAGAACAGGAACAACAGcaacatcatcaacaacaacatgaataataagttattttttagttgtatgtaaatattttagcCAGGGTAGTCATACTGAGATTAAAATCTTTGACCAATCAGCCCTGGATGCACACCATGAACCAAATATTGCAATTAagaaaacaatataataaagaGGTGTAGGGAGGCCACCTATCAGTTAATAACAAATGCAATCAGCAAATCAGTAAaagacattaattaattttttaattacttgcTTCAGTGCATCCAAATTGATGGAGCAAATTGATAAAATTATAAGAAGTCTTATTTGTTAAtgaaaatacacataaatatgaAGGAAGCTGACTATTAATAGCTTTGTACACAAAATGGCccagtgtgtttgtctgagcaCTGAAAGATGCATTCAACTTCTCTTTTCTCCAGCCACCAGAGTAGACTGAATCAACATCTTAGAAAGTAGGACTGTGACCGAGATTATCACTTAAAGTTACATGGGTAATCTAGCTGTTTTGCTAGAGAGCTGGTCTCATGCTTACCTCCTGTTGGCCCTGGGTTCAAGTGGGGGCCTTTAGCCTTTGTTACAATGACATTTCACATCTGCCTTTACAGCAGATGTAAAGTATAACATGCCACAGTTGGCTTTACAGCAGGTGCAATGTGATTACTCATGGCAACAAGGCCAGTCTCCAACGTTCTGCCCATCTCTGGTAGGGAGACAGTCCAACAGCTTGGGCTCCTTTGGAAAGTATGAGCATGGAGGACTCACGTAACAATTTTATCCATGTTATTTTTTGTCGCCATATTGGCTCAGATGATTGCTGTTTACCTCATTACCAGTGTGTTATGAATAACATggagaacagaaacaacagaTGATGGACCCTTATTTTACTAAAAACTATGTGCACTTTTACAACAGCAGCTTACTTCTACTTGCAAATATAAAAACTCTCATGCCACCTAGTGGTGAGATAGTGACACAACACATTGCATGCTTTAAGCTTTATTCATGTATTACAACACACTATTTGTTATGCATAGTATTGTGGCCAATTAGAGGCACCTATAATGTAGGTATTCCTAATTATCATGGGTACACCTGTCTTTTCAATGTGACATGGCACATTTTAGCACATGGTCAGGTGTGTATGTCTGGTGTCAGGTATTTAcactgtgtgcataattattaggcaagagagtattttgactaaatcatttttatgcatattttccaactccaagctatataaacttgaatgcttattggatttaagcatatcaggtgatgtgtatttgtgtagtgagggagggtgtggcctaagtaaatcaacaccctatatccaTGTGTGAATAATTATTAGGCTGCTTCTTTTCTTCAGGCAAAAAatgagatttaactgactctgaaaagtcaaaaattgtaaaacatctttcagagggatgcagcactcttaaaatttttaatatatttgggCATGATCACAGAGCCATCAAAAtctttgttgcaaatagtcaagaGGTTcgcaagaaacgtgttgagaaaaaaagacacagattaactgccaaagatttgagaagaatcaaatgtgaagcaaCCAGGAACCTGTTAtactgtcatattccagaactgcaacctacctggagtgcccagaactACGAGGTGTTCAGTATTCAGAGACATgaccaaggtaaggaaggctgaaacctgaccaccactgaataAGACATATAAGGTGAAACTTAAAGACTGGATCAAGAAATATcagaagacagatttttcaaaggttttatagactgatgagacaagagtgactcttgacagggcagatggatgggcccgtggctggatcagtaccGGGCACAGAGCCCCACTTTgactcagatgccagcaaggtggaggtggggtgctGCTATGGGCtagtattattaaagatgagctagttggaccttttcaggttgaagatggactcaaaatcaacttccaaacctactgccagtttttagaaaaCACTTTCTGGTACAAGAAAAAGTCTTTCAAGAAGATCCTAATTTTTATATAGGACAAAGCTCTATCGCATGCGTTGAAGTACTCCAATGCATGtatagccagtaaaggccttaaagatgaaagaataatgacatggcctcCTTCCTCActtgacctaaaccctattgagaacttgtgggcccttttTAAGtgggagatttacagtgaaggaaaacagcacagctctctgaacagtgtctgggagtcTGTGGtcgctgctgcacaaaaagttgatcgtcaacagattaagaaactgacagattccatgaatggaaggcttatgattGTTATttgggtggctatattggtcagaTTTTTTAATTTGAGAAATGTTTATGTCAGAAATgcttatttgtacattttgagttgtttattattctcactttaacagatgaaaataaaccagTGAGATTGGAAaactttcattttttcatttagttacataataattctgcacactaatagttgcccagtAATCATGCACACAtggatattctcctaagaaagccaaaacctcattTTCACTTTCTTAACTATTctggtttgaggtttattaacatgaTTTCAAATCCTtttgaaaaatgattttttactagcataaattaTGTATCCAGCGATAAGAAGctcacccagcctcttccaatAATTGGCATCTACAAGCCACCAGGACtctactcagaatttattaaggaatttgcagatttcctctctaatagAGGAACTATTATCCTCACACTAGTAGAAAGCGCCATTATTGTTgatgatttcaatattcactttgatagtgcccaagaccctctgagatctgCCTTTAATTCTATGTTAGAATCAGTTGGTTTcccccaatgtataagagaacccacacactctagTGGACATACgcttgacttagtactgacatatggtgTAGATATAGAGTCATATGCCATCTCGCTATCACCTCGCTATCATACCAGACACACAATCATGATTTATtgcgaatctcccagacttatcctTTGCGACTATAATACCATCAAACCACacggaacttgatcaaatagCTGAacgcttagaatcagtattctgctgcacactcaatgatgttgctccacttaagattaaaaaattagggacaaaaaattagtaccttggtataatgatcacatttgcaatttaaaacaaaataaatgtaaatggcgccacactaagcttgtagtcttccagcttgcatggaaggagagccttctcaagtatagaaaagcacttattactgctCGAACAGCTTATCTTTCGAaactaatagaaaataacaacaacaacaaaaaatcctagatttctttttagtacaattgcacatctatttaggaataaaactgacaccattgctcagattacaacatcacacagtacTAATGAGTTCAGGAATTTCtgtaatgagaaaattaagcacattagagataacgtTAAGAGTATTAACGTGACatcgggcagctacttagagatcaaaacaaccaagccaaaaacaaCTCCAGAATCCTTCACACCTCTCCAAGAATCAAAGCTTATTTCTCTGatctcacccacacaccttctta
Protein-coding sequences here:
- the LOC113587400 gene encoding trace amine-associated receptor 1-like, whose translation is MGHKTSLNDSVIQENPQLCSCQKLDSPKEAQLLLYIIFGLISFLTLIGNLLVIITIIHFKQLHTPTNYLILSLAVADLLVGGLVMPPSMLRSVETCWYLGTLFCKIHTSLDVTMCTASILNLCIISVDRYYAVCQPLLYHSKMATNMTLFMIIASWTLSAFVGFGMTFLELGILGVEDFYYSNIACEGICVLFLSKTAGAVFTVLCFYIPAALMVSIYLKIFHIAQRQARSIQCIQKKPSQQKTEIKATKTLAIVIGVFLLFWTPYFICSLIDPFIGYIIPNIVFDLFAWVGYSNSTFNPFVYAFFYSWFRKSFRVILLGKIFQPNSSRIKLF